In Malus sylvestris chromosome 16, drMalSylv7.2, whole genome shotgun sequence, the following are encoded in one genomic region:
- the LOC126607161 gene encoding cytochrome c oxidase subunit 6b-2 — protein sequence MAEIELKTAPADFRFPTTNQTRHCFSRYIEFHRCVSAKGEESNECEKFAKYYRSLCPGEWIEKWDEQRAGGTFPGPL from the exons ATGGCCGAG ATTGAGCTGAAAACAGCACCTGCTGATTTTCGATTCCCCACAACAAATCAAACCAGGCACTGTTTCTCGCGTTACATTGAATTTCATAG GTGCGTCTCAGCAAAGGGTGAAGAATCGAATGAATGTGAGAAATTTGCCAAATATTACCGCTCTCTCTGCCCTGGTGAATGG ATTGAGAAGTGGGACGAGCAGAGGGCGGGCGGCACTTTCCCAGGTCCTCTATAA